The Arachis ipaensis cultivar K30076 chromosome B07, Araip1.1, whole genome shotgun sequence genomic interval AGTTATCCAAATATCAAAAATATCATATGATAAATCACTGCTAATGTTATGTATAGTTATTACAAACTATGTTGTTGagatattaattatatttatgtataaattatCAACTAAATTATCATTGCATAAAGCTATTACCTAATATTGATGTAGAAAAATCAGGAAAATCGTGTAAGCAAAttaggaaacaaaaaaaaaatatttataagtatttattataataatattaaattttaaattaacatttaatatttttaataattatgtaaaattaaaaaataattaatttaagtgagtaaatataaaataaaaaattaattaaattaaatataaaattactcaTTAGAATAAAAAGACAAAAGTGTAAGgagattttaaattttacatgagtaaaagagttaataagataaagttattaattaggatATGTCTAATAagttataatatatttataaaaaggcATCAATAATATCAAAAAAGCATCATAGCCTAGTGGTTACAAATTCCTTTATTTTCCAGGAGTGCCAGGTGACACTgcatcaaattttttaaaatccacGAGCTGACGTCATCTGCGGTCTGACCGGTACGGTTTCGATGAACGCGGTTTCGATGAACGAGAGTCAACCTATAGAAATTTTTATTCATAATGAAAAAGTTAGCGTTTAGAGATAATTATAATGATATAAATTACATACGTATATATTTTTATAGAAAAAATTTACATACTTATAGATAAAGTTATTGAAAAGAAGGGAATTAAATCAAAAACGAAGTTAAAAGAGTTTAATCGGTTTGTATGCTTGTGCGGTTTGATTGTTAACTCGGACCGATTAGGGGTCCGGTTCACCGGTTTTCTGGTCGAACCGGCCAGTCCGGTCCGGATGATAACTATGCTTTCAAGAATAAGAGTCAACCTATAGAGATTTTTATTCATAATGAAAAAGTTAGCGTTTAGAGATAATTATAATGATATAAATTACATACGTATATATTTTTATAGAAAAAATTTACATACTTATAGATAAAGTTATTGAAAAGAAGGGAATTAAATCAATTTGATTGTTAACTCGGACCGATTAAGGATCCGGTTCACCGGTTTTttggtcgaaccggccggtccggtccgaatTTGATAACTATGCTTTCAAGAACGAGAGTCAACCTATAGAGATTTTTATTCATAATGAAAAAGTTAGCGTTTAGAGATAATTATAATGATATAAATTACATACGTATATATTTTTATAGAAAAAATTTACATACTTATAGATAAAGTTATTGAAAAGAAGGGAATTAAATCAAAAACGAAGTTAAAAAAGCTATTTAATAGTTTGCCTACTTATATGGATTATTTTATACGATATAGATATTAACACTTAATACCACTAACCGCATTTGAACTTAATAAAGGTCTTGATCAATTTAGATTTTGTCAAAATtaagtttatttaaaaaaaaattgcatgATAATACATTAAAGAAAAaggtacattaaatttttatttttcaattgaaaaagaatttaataAGAAGGAATTAAGTGATTTTTCTTAGTATCTCTAATTAAGGTATTGTCTACAGTTATTTATTATGTTTATTATCATGCAACACGCGAAAGATTGAAAGTTTAGGATTtttggattaggatttagaattataGTTTATGTTTTAGGATATAAGATTTAGGGGtaaggatttagaattttttgGATTACCATCTTAAGTTCAGTGATTTACTATTCATGATTTAGTGTTTATGCATTAGGATTTGCATATAggagttttttttttagtttatgatATGTGGTTTATggattaggatttataatttagAGTTTAGCAATTATAGGTTCAAGATTTAAGATTTTTCAATTACGATTTATGGTTGAAAAATATGATTGATGCATAGAAATCGGAATTTAGTATTTTTTGGATTACAGTTTAAACTTTAGCCTTTTTAGATTAGGCTTTAAGATttaaggattagagttagtgttAAGAATTAGGAATTAAGATTTAATATTTTTagattagaatttagaatttaaaatttaaaattttgacattagagtttaggatttatggttaatGTTTAGGATTTAAGATAGAGTTTTTTAAATTAGGGTATAGGGCTTATAAATTAGGGTTTAGGATTCATAGTTTAAGAATTAGGGGTTTAGAATTTATGGTTCTTGAATTAGGAATTAGAATTTGTGTTTCAGAATTAGGATTTAGTATTCTTTTTATTAGGATTTTGTGTTTAAGTTGTAGAGTTTAGGCATTGGGGTTTTAAATTTactattaatatataaattagaattttgagTTTAGTATTTTAGATTTACAACTAGTTAGATTAGGATAAGTGGTTTAGGGAATATTGTTTTAAGTTTTAGGGTATGAGATTTAAGAGTAGGGGTTTAGGATTAATAATAAACAATAAGTAAATTAAGTCTAAAGAGTGATCTCAAAGTCGACATCTATATTTTCATTCGACAAACTTGGGCTTGACTAATACTGCCTATGTAAGAATCAAATCAATTAATACTAAAAATCAAATCTATTCTTACAGTAACAAATTCAACTCATTGATAATTTTtaacaacaaattcaactatACTAATTCTCAGCAACAAAAAATTTAACTCCAAAGATGATTTACAACAATAAATGATTTATCTAAGTGATTatttcagcaaaaaaaaaaaatcaagattCAATGATGATaatcagcaacaaattcaactcaGTGATGATTTTTATTAACCAAAAAATTAGCTCAGCGATATTTTCAACAGCAAATTCAActtacagcaacaaattcaacaagtCCTAGTTCAGTTATGATTTACAGCAACATTTAGATCATCAACAaggtaaattaattaattagaaactCAACATCTCAAAATATAGGGAGAAGGAAAATGAGAAAAAGATAGAACAGAGAAAGCGATGATGCAGGAACTCACTAATCCATGGCAGTCGACGACGGCGAGGACCTCAAACCAGAAGACGACAACCCCATGGAAGACAAGTAGACAACAAAGCAAGCAAATTAGGGGGAAGACAATGACCACCACAAGCCGAGGGACCAGATGCTGGTTTCGTCTGCTTCTGCCGGTGGCAAAGATGAGCGCAGGTAAGGTGGCGACTGAGAGCGAGACGGCGGTGACAACACAGCGCGCAACGGCAACCTTGAGTGCGAGACAGTGAGTAAGCGAGCGAGACCAGAGACGTGAGTGAGTGCGATGACAACACCAACCATGAGAGAGGTGAGAGAGCTTGAGCTTAGGTAATACAGTGAGGAGAAAGAGCCTTGAGAGAAGAGAGACGTTGAGGGCTTGAGATAAGATTAGGACGCCGTTTTCGCGTTACAAAAGAAAAAAGTGCGGTTATATAAACCGACCGGGTCAATTTTTTCCCCCAAAAAATCTAGGCCGGTCAACCCAGATTTTAGCGGGTCTAATGTTTGAACATCTAGAGGATGACTCGAGTCGGGTTTAATAACTATGGAGCTAAGTGCTAGAACATTCAGACATTTGGCGGGATTTGTccccctttctctttttttcatgtaaaatttctttttatttgttaatGTATATATACCTAAGAACAATCATTAACAATATTTGATTTAATGAAAAATAGATAGTCGTATTTTAATACAAAAATgatatttatatactaaaatcagtcattATATATTTGCGTATAAATAtttgttgtttaatttatttttaatatattttatattttaatatatattttatactagtagttagttttaataattaattttgatgtacacctaacataattaattttaataatgccACTTATTTTCTCTACAAATTCATGCAAATATATAATACAAAGTGTTTGTGTAAAGTATTATGAAAAAGAAAGTTGACATTATCATTTTCCCATTTAATGTAATAATATGTAGTTAGTAACATCATTTTTGTATAGTAgtttgcattttttattttgcttctcATAGTTATACGaattgttcccacaatttttagTATTACAATTTACAACTGATTTAGTTAATGACAGATTATGAACATTTGTGCTCACAACGCTGCAAAAAGCATTGGGATTGGTCGGCTAGACCTGGACTAACATATTTCATTTGATGTTAAATAAATTTGCATTGTCCGCGTCATAAATGTCTTTCTACCCATATTTCATTGATCTCTTCCCCCATGATACAATAATTAAATTTCTCTGTTACATGTGAAGTATCTTTTAAGTTATATATTGTCAATAATGTACTTATGTACAGACTGCAGAACGTTGGTGCTACCACCAACCCCTTCcaccaaaaaaaaaacaactacAAACTACCAAATAATGGGTGCTCTTGCTTTTCTACTATCTTTGCATTGCAACATAAAATAGTCATTCCTACTCCCTACATTATGTCCATTTCTATGGATTATTTTGATTGCCAATTGGAAGGGAATATATAAAGCCCTCTACTTATTGTTTTAGTGGCAACAACTCAAGAATTTCTTATTCTCTTATCATGCTTTGTTTGCTACCTCTGGAAACAAACACCTCTTCTGGTTTAACTTTTATCTTGACTGGATTCCCTAGCTTTGATTTATCTTCCATTCTTGCAATTTCTGAAGCTTTTGCACATACAGGAAAACTTTGATCATCCCATGACTCCAAAATCACACCGGAACCTATGCATTTCCTTCCCTCATAGAAGGCCGCAAATTGCCCAGCTGCTAGGCCTTGATCATCTTCAGATAACCGGACAACAGCAACGCTTTCTTGACCATCCTTTCCTACTTCCATTTCGAAACTACAATCGTAGAATCCCGGACCGTGTTGCACCTGAAATGGTTCAAGATAACAGAACTTACAGTACTATACACACAACGAAAATGTTTCTAGTTTCTCCAAACAGGGAAGAAAAACTGAAATTCGAGAGAACTTCTCACCTTGCATTGAAGCTGACTTGTCTGGGTTGCAGGCAGCCCACTCAACCATTTTAAAGAGCTTACACGAAATAGGCGCCTTCTTTTGTCATAGGAAAAGTAATTTCTTGACACAAAGACTACATTGTTTTTAATATCCCTTTCAACAACATACCTGTGCGAGAAGAAAAATGGGATAAGAAACTTTACAAGGAGGCCAAAATTAATCCTTTAGACTAGGATAAATATACAATGAAAGCAAATTTTAAAATGAATCTAGATGGAGAAACTTATTGAAGAGCAAAAGCTTGATCCCTTTCAAGAAAATTATCAAAAGTTTAAGAACCTCCCAGTGTGAACTATATAGTTCAGACTTTCATACTTCTTCACCTACAATATGTGGGATCTATCTTCAGGATAAAATGGAATCTATAATTATATGATTTAAACTTCATTAGATAGATAATACAGTTGATGCCAAAAAGAAACATAGAGGgaacaaaccatgggctcccaggTAGACGTAAACCCTGGTGCTGGCCAATAGTATAAAACCAGAATCCCCGATGTTTGCCAAGGAAATCTCCTGTCTCAGCTTCTAGTATGATACCTTCCCTCTCCCCAATATGTCTTGCAACAAATTCACTGAACCTTATCTGTTACCCAGAAGGTAAAGACATGGTTttgaataagaaaactatttttgAGATTTGTTTCAAAATACTAAAATGTGAACTAATTGacaacataaaagtaaattatTCAAAATGTAAATTAACATGAATAAAGTTTCAGAATCAACATCATCCACAtttcaaatcaattcaaaagaATCATTGGTGATATGTAGAAGAATCAATTCCTCAAAACTTTGACATAGATATAGTGTAATAGAACTGTTTACTTTGCATACCTTGCCCAaaaagcatataccttgtgaatcCTTTCTATCCTTATTTGGAAGATCAAATTCTGTTGCTAGCCTGCGGACTTCGTCCTGCAAAATTTGTGGCAGAAGACAAAAGTTAgacttcaaattttatttttcacaatgcAGTGCTATAATTGTTTTTAATCTTTtcatttacaaaaaaatattagCATTCCCGAAATGATAAAAAAATGTTAACTAAACAGGACAAAATAACTTCTTGGGCCTTTCATAAGTGGTTAGTGCAAAACATATAATTTTCAAACTCAAATTACAATTCAGGGCACTACAAAAATAACAAGTATTTTCTGAATGCATACAGCCGATTAGTCATGCTAGACCATCATAAAAGTGACAACATAACGCACAAAAATAAAGCATTGTAATTGGTACAAGTCAGTCACAACAAACCTTGGAAATACACCCAAGAGGAAAAAGAAGTTGCTTCAGCTGGGACTGTGAGAGGTGTGAAAGGAAATACGTTTGATCTTTCACCTAAAATTTTAAAACCACATAAGAAACCAActgctaataaaaatatttacctGACTAACGAGACAGCAAACACTTAATAGGACttctaaaaaaatttaagttaatcTGTCTAAATTCTTCACAGAAAGCTGACTATGTATATCACCTATAAACCTGAAATGCAAACAAGATCAGGTAATGATAATAGTATATACATCTCATATGGGTACCATGTCTTGTGACAGCTCCAGAACAGATGGTTCCTCCATTTGATCTGCACATGGGTGGATAACATTTGCATAATGTCCGGAGGCAACATAGTCAAATCCCATACCACTTATTGCATCCAAAAATGCACCTGAAAAACTAATGTTTGATTATCGAAAGAGTACACAGAATAAACCATGGCAGTGAATTTGTTCATCACATGTAATTCAATGCACaccaaattttattcttgtgttacAGAGAACATCCGGATTAGGAGTTTGGCCACAACGATACTCTTCAATGATGTAAGAAACCTGATATGTAGCATGTGTGCATCTTAATTAGAATTACTCAATTATTTTAATAGTCTAATTACATGAATGTGCTATAATTTGATGTTTGACAGCTTGGGTGAAACTGAGTAAAGAATAGACAAAAACAAGTTCAAGAGAGGAGTTCATTTCATCATACCACATTGTTCCAGTATTCATAGGTCAAATGTACAACTTCTAATGGCACCTCAACCTGTAATAAAACTCGTTTGCATTATACATAAGCAACAATGAGCTCTTTCTTTTGAGTAGTGAACAAGGAAAGAAATTAACCTGATTACAAACAGCTTTGGCATACTTCAAATCCTCTTCCCAGGGGCACTCTGACCAAAAGTTCTCAAAATCTTCCTACAGATAAAAGCCATGCGTCAGAACCAATCTAAGCGAGTGTGTTGGGAATAGTTCGATTAAGGTGCAGTTTTGTTAACTACATGCCAGCATACACTAGGTCAAATCATGTCATGAACACTCAGTTGTGAGAATTTAATGAGGGATTAGAGTTCGGAGGGAGCAGTACTTGGAACCAAATCTTGAGGTAGAAGGCGGTGCAGGAATGGCCGGCGGCGTGGAGGAGCCGGAGGGCGACGCTGCTGTCGACACCGCCGCTGAGAAGTACTGCGACTCGGAGGCGCTTGTGAGGCATGGAGCAGCGGAGATAAGGTTGGAGATCAACAtggaaggaggaggaagaggaggaggagaaagagtCACTGGGAGCAAGTGCCGCGAAGGCGGACAGAGGAGAGAGGAGGTTTGAGATGGGGAACTGGAGGAGAGGTGGGCGGCAAGGGAATCGAAGTGTTGGGAGAGGAAGAGAAGCCATTGGCTTCCAGTAGCTCCATTGCACCGCCACTCTCAGCATCATACCCTCCTTCACCTTCTTCGCTCTTGCAGCTCGAAAACAGAAAATACTCATAAGAAGCATCCTAAGCAGTAAAAGGgccaaaaataaaaagagagaagaaaatttCAATTTCATATTGCTTTGTTGTTGCCCTACCCTACCACCAATATCAATCGTTTCTCCCTGCATTTATTTGCTTTTTGCTAACAAAACAAATCAAAAATCCCGTGACATAACATAAAGGTGTTTGAGTAAACACTCAAATTTGGTCTTAAaaataagaacataaaaagcaAACGTGAATTGCAATAAACTCAACCAAGAGCATAGTTGTCAAAATCGAATCCGTAATTAAACCAGTTATGCTACTAGTTTACTAGTTAAACCGATGACTGAGTCCCacgtaaataaaaatatataacaatcaataacttaatattaaaatttgaattagtCAGATTACAATGATATTTTAATTTAACAACAATCAAGTTTCAATTAATTAGtactacaatagtatcttaattTAACACATAAGAATAACAATTCATGAATTATATCTAAGAAATAATTCAGAAATTCAGAAATTTAATAATTCATAAACTAATTCACAACTGATTCAAAACCAATCCAAAACAAATTCAACTAATTCAGCAATTTAAAAACAATTCAACATTTCAATTCTGCCAAGAAGCTAAAATTGAATGAAAAACTATGCAATAGCTTAGCTTAAAAGAACAAATAATAGTAAAGGAACCCTTTGAGAAAACAGAATGAAAACCAACAACCTATTGTAATCTGAATATACCTCTTCATTAGAgtaaggaaaaaaaaagtgtataCAAAAGCAATGATCTATATCTCTTTCTTTAGAGTCTGATGACTCGTAGCTATTTATACATGTACTGCAAAATTATTATGCAGACAAATAACCAACTTGAGAACACCAATTCTAACTAATCAATCTTGAGTCTTTTTGACTTCTTTCTTTAATATCTTTGCTAGCTTTATTTATACCTTCAACAAATTCAACCACTGTCATAGTTAGTTATTTCTAATCAGCTCATAaaccaatcaacaataaaatTCACAGCAATAACACAAGAAATTTTAGCAATTCAACAAATTCAGAAATTCAGTAATTCATAAACAAGTTTAGAATTGATTTAAAACCAATCCAACTAATTCAGCCATTCAAAACTGTTCGGTTGCTCGCTTATCGAACGGGTCGGATCTGAAGGTGAGGAAAGTGAAGCGACTAGGAGATGGGTGTTGATGAGCCTTGACATGGGATTCCTCCGGACTGCCGAGCAGTGTATGTGGGAGGGGGGTCCACCTGCAAAAGGactccgacgcccaagtcagTGTCCGTACGAGATGGTGGGTTTATGTCAGAGTAGGTGACGTACTTGGgagaggggtaggaccctccccttatatagTCTGTACCAGCGTGGGTCCCATATGGGCAGACCTTCTTTCCTAGAAGCTTCCTCTCTAGTTGTCCAGGTTCACGCAGAGGGAGGTGTTGCTCGGGTCACCCCTTGGTTGGCCCTCATTAACCCATCGGGTCGGCGCGAACGCCCGGACCTTAGTCCCAAGTTAATGGGTTGGGCCggaacagtgcccccaacgcgttGGCCATGAGGGCGAGCGNNNNNNNNNNNNNNNNNNNNNNNNNNNNNNNNNNNNNNNNNNNNNNNNNNNNNNNNNNNNNNNNNNNNNNNNNNNNNNNNNATGCGTGGTCCCTGATAGGTCGGCCACTCGTGACAGGGGCGTGCCCCCTACGCGCGAGTACCCCTTATCTGCTCCTGGGGAACGTCAACCATCGCCTCGTTCTTCGCGCAGGGCATTTAATGCCTATTATGACTTATTTGAAAGGCCAGGGGAGATGACCATTATACCCTTGTCTTTTCGCGCTTTCATCTTCGACGGTTACTATTCCAATTCTTTCAAAACTGCCTTTCTTCCTTTTCCCTTCATTCTCCACTCACTCCCGTATCTGCTTCTTCTTGCTGCTTCAGTCTTTGGATCGCTCTCGAGAGAATTCCTGGCACAGTTCACTATCTGACCATCGCCTTCTTTTTGCATATTTCTTCTGTAAGTGCTTCACATTCCTTTGCTACTCTTACTGTTTCATCCTATGATTACTACTTTGGTGATGCATGCCACTTTTATTCTGCTCTAGTCCATTTTTGCTTGACCCAACGTAGCTTACGTTAGGTAATTGCTAGAGGGGGTACCATTTTAGTGCATTGTTTGTTTTTGATTTGTCATTCAATGTTAGATCGCCATCAAATTCTCGTCCAGTAGGCTGTAGTGCTAGTTTTCACTTCTTCTGAGTTCCCGACCTCTTGGTCTGACTTTGagtggtgcccccactgtaggtatggcgcAACGCCTTCTTCTGAGGACCCCTGTAGACCATTACACTTGGGTTACCTCGGACGTAAAGGACCAGCCCTCCAGGATGATCCTCGAGGAGCTGGAGGAATTCCGTCGCTCCGACCTGCTTTGCGGAGGGACTCTCGAGGAGGAGCGCTACCACGCGTTCGTTCCTGGAGATCAAGAGCGAATATGCCACATTAACTTGAACACCCCCCGAGTTGCTGACTGGCTATGGGTGTATAAGTCGATGTTCACCAGCTTGGgagtttgtaacaccctaattagcctaagctttacctcgcatagtaaagcaaaggttaaccagagattacgacagttctaagctcatacagataatatatatataaagaattattataatctagaagcctgatgaaggatatatCTCAAAATTAGGATTTGAAAAGCACAAAACGTGCTAACGAAGCTTCTAACTTAAAACACAAGAAATAGAtacaatataacaaaatatcatagtataatatcataagaatctagccacggctcgcgaagtttaagccggctagccatatacagatatACAGAAATCAAACAGTAAAAGcagcttatacaagtttgttctctcaaatacaagtctCTAGGCAAAACAAATACAAGAGTGAGAGGCatatacaaaataaatcaaaaagactcaaaaagaAGTccagatcctccgcttctgtcaccaaccaaacaactcaccaaggtgggttgcgacctgcatcttaAAAACACAACagacatatggtatgagaactggaggttctcagtatggtaacagttccagtgatgtaggatataagatcccgggacgccaaaggcaattctaagctccatatccatcataagatttcaaacttaaagcattctaaaacaaataagcataatatataaaccttaacataaataaactgggtaatctatcttagaaaatttctactctaaccaaacaccgctgtcccacagcctacaccaaccgatcctccatgcgattccatcgccaccgccttccgaacctcctcaatcccagtagaaaacacaggtaatatacaatgcaagtaaaacataagtagaagcatataaggcaagtaattcaaatagcaaataggcatgttatacaaataggcaagtcatttcaagtagtcaaagcatacaaacagataaaaaatgcatatgatgaatgcctgtctactggctgtgatatcatattgtcggttcaactgccaacccgacacatctccatggagatgttgcccttcAGAATCAtcaatgggaacccccgagatatagtgctcggatcactgtccagggttttgcgcctgcacgctctatagatccgaagggatgcgagcgggatactcttgccacagacctcacatctcaacgtaagcgagattaaaccaccatccttacgccgccgccgctacctcgacaggtgggatccaaccgccgtccctgccgggcgcatagcgtctcataatcttaaTATAAAATGATACaccagtggttttcagaaaaacattttcagtacacatggatccatcatctcatttagagtcctcgactcatctcaaccactgtcaattcacatCTCAGTTTCCGAACATCAACAGTTCATCAtttctcatctcatatatcaatcatccttcacataacatcaaaccatcctcagtacacccgaAACCTAATCCTCTGTTTTCTAATTTTTAATAAAACCATCAACTAAAACTCTTAGGTTATATCCCATGTTCTCATACTCAAAACCAAGCCCAAAAGTCTttaaatggtgttatagaagcttacaatcttgttgggaaggtgaaatagttgaaaacaaagttaagTTTGAGAAgcagggcgtgtgcgtacgcactggTACGAAAATTTACAAAtatgttcactcgcacaagctgtgctagcgcccccaacagactgacctccccaacgtgtgcgtgcgcacagttgCAATTCTTCATTGGCATATACGCGCACAAGTTGTGCtagcgtgtgcgtacgcacaggtctgtgtgtGCACACATACCTGAAAACACAAAATTTTGCAactctgcagaatttcagattttcaacaccaactttgaatgatcataactccctctacaaaaactcaaattttacaaactttatatcaatttaaagggtcttcaaagatctttaattctaaacaaatttcatcaaaattttgaaaactgaagTATATATTATGATCGAACAAAGTTCACTAAAAACTAACTTTTACCCAAAAGTCACaatttaccaaattttccaaaATCCTCAAACCACCTCCAACCAAAATAACACCAACCTCCCATTTACAACACAAACTACCGTCTTGGATCAAAATTAACCATTTACAAAATCTTCCCATCACATTTCACTATTCTCCAACCATCAATATCAATCATGCAATACTACAGTCAATCCCCGTTCAACTTTTCAAACCACATAACCATATCATCAACatcaatttcacatatatcataccaAGCCATTTCTCAACTTCACACAATCCTTTATCATCATCATAACATTATCAATcatcataattaatctcaataATCATTACCCCATCATAAATCATCTTACATCAACATTCAAACAACTCATCAACCATtataattcaaacctatcctatgggtcactagcctaagtgtccatgaatattatatactacatagagaaaaccaaaaccataccttgaccgattcccTATATGCACCAAAACCCAAAAATGAGCACAAGCAAGCTCTCAACTCCaaaccaagctttcaattccacttcaacaagcaccaatatgttccaatagctcccaaactcacaataatcaagctatatacatataaatcaccacaaatcaacctagggttcaacataaacataatctcacaaaggttcaagagctcttaccttttccaatagcTTTGGAAGTCAAaacccaatgctaagcaaggattaaagtgaacctaaacatccaaaattacAAAACTCACTTAATCCCAAAGCCCTAAAACCGAAATTTTGAGGAGAAGAACTGAGAGAATTTGGAGCTTACCTTACCAGTTTCTTttatggattttgtagagctcttcacaaggaacgcgtagccgtaaatggtgcggcgatcggagctctgtagctcaagatatgagcttgagaagatTGAAGTGAATAGTGCTCAATCTCTTCTCTCCCTCTTTCAATTCTGATGTGTGTGTGTTTAATGAAGGTGAAAATGGTTCACTtagtgtttatatatgttgggcttgggcccaacttgggtccggtccaactcgttagcatttttagcccatttggcccaacttcgagacaaacctttaaaattaatgtttggtttttcatttctaatatttttctaaggtttttgactgttttaaCTTTTCTCGCACGGCACTGGGCAGACTTGAaccagttgaaccggttcaactacCGATTTGcggtttttcacggtttttcgcagaaaatacattttctgactcagaaagacctactgagttcaaaaatcacctttagatcctcaaattctcactct includes:
- the LOC107610164 gene encoding uncharacterized protein LOC107610164 isoform X4, with the translated sequence MQGETIDIGGRVGQQQSNMKLKFSSLFLFLALLLLRMLLMSIFCFRAARAKKVKEGMMLRVAVQWSYWKPMASLPLPTLRFPCRPPLLQFPISNLLSPLSAFAALAPSDSFSSSSSSSFHVDLQPYLRCSMPHKRLRVAVLLSGGVDSSVALRLLHAAGHSCTAFYLKIWFQEDFENFWSECPWEEDLKYAKAVCNQVEVPLEVVHLTYEYWNNVVSYIIEEYRCGQTPNPDVLCNTRIKFGAFLDAISGMGFDYVASGHYANVIHPCADQMEEPSVLELSQDMVKDQTYFLSHLSQSQLKQLLFPLGCISKDEVRRLATEFDLPNKDRKDSQGICFLGKIRFSEFVARHIGEREGIILEAETGDFLGKHRGFWFYTIGQHQGLRLPGSPW
- the LOC107610164 gene encoding uncharacterized protein LOC107610164 isoform X1, producing MQGETIDIGGRVGQQQSNMKLKFSSLFLFLALLLLRMLLMSIFCFRAARAKKVKEGMMLRVAVQWSYWKPMASLPLPTLRFPCRPPLLQFPISNLLSPLSAFAALAPSDSFSSSSSSSFHVDLQPYLRCSMPHKRLRVAVLLSGGVDSSVALRLLHAAGHSCTAFYLKIWFQEDFENFWSECPWEEDLKYAKAVCNQVEVPLEVVHLTYEYWNNVVSYIIEEYRCGQTPNPDVLCNTRIKFGAFLDAISGMGFDYVASGHYANVIHPCADQMEEPSVLELSQDMVKDQTYFLSHLSQSQLKQLLFPLGCISKDEVRRLATEFDLPNKDRKDSQGICFLGKIRFSEFVARHIGEREGIILEAETGDFLGKHRGFWFYTIGQHQGLRLPGSPWYVVERDIKNNVVFVSRNYFSYDKRRRLFRVSSLKWLSGLPATQTSQLQCKVQHGPGFYDCSFEMEVGKDGQESVAVVRLSEDDQGLAAGQFAAFYEGRKCIGSGVILESWDDQSFPVCAKASEIARMEDKSKLGNPVKIKVKPEEVFVSRGSKQSMIRE
- the LOC107610164 gene encoding uncharacterized protein LOC107610164 isoform X3: MMLRVAVQWSYWKPMASLPLPTLRFPCRPPLLQFPISNLLSPLSAFAALAPSDSFSSSSSSSFHVDLQPYLRCSMPHKRLRVAVLLSGGVDSSVALRLLHAAGHSCTAFYLKIWFQEDFENFWSECPWEEDLKYAKAVCNQVEVPLEVVHLTYEYWNNVVSYIIEEYRCGQTPNPDVLCNTRIKFGAFLDAISGMGFDYVASGHYANVIHPCADQMEEPSVLELSQDMVKDQTYFLSHLSQSQLKQLLFPLGCISKDEVRRLATEFDLPNKDRKDSQGICFLGKIRFSEFVARHIGEREGIILEAETGDFLGKHRGFWFYTIGQHQGLRLPGSPWYVVERDIKNNVVFVSRNYFSYDKRRRLFRVSSLKWLSGLPATQTSQLQCKVQHGPGFYDCSFEMEVGKDGQESVAVVRLSEDDQGLAAGQFAAFYEGRKCIGSGVILESWDDQSFPVCAKASEIARMEDKSKLGNPVKIKVKPEEVFVSRGSKQSMIRE
- the LOC107610164 gene encoding uncharacterized protein LOC107610164 isoform X2, which produces MQGETIDIGGRVGQQQSNMKLKFSSLFIFCFRAARAKKVKEGMMLRVAVQWSYWKPMASLPLPTLRFPCRPPLLQFPISNLLSPLSAFAALAPSDSFSSSSSSSFHVDLQPYLRCSMPHKRLRVAVLLSGGVDSSVALRLLHAAGHSCTAFYLKIWFQEDFENFWSECPWEEDLKYAKAVCNQVEVPLEVVHLTYEYWNNVVSYIIEEYRCGQTPNPDVLCNTRIKFGAFLDAISGMGFDYVASGHYANVIHPCADQMEEPSVLELSQDMVKDQTYFLSHLSQSQLKQLLFPLGCISKDEVRRLATEFDLPNKDRKDSQGICFLGKIRFSEFVARHIGEREGIILEAETGDFLGKHRGFWFYTIGQHQGLRLPGSPWYVVERDIKNNVVFVSRNYFSYDKRRRLFRVSSLKWLSGLPATQTSQLQCKVQHGPGFYDCSFEMEVGKDGQESVAVVRLSEDDQGLAAGQFAAFYEGRKCIGSGVILESWDDQSFPVCAKASEIARMEDKSKLGNPVKIKVKPEEVFVSRGSKQSMIRE